In the Leptospira sp. WS4.C2 genome, one interval contains:
- a CDS encoding P-loop NTPase — protein sequence MANSKVDLTSIQRQLMQVKHPELKKDIVSLGMVAAVTPTEDGIEILIKTPNADRRLQIGLEAQTRQLISKIEGAGKVKIKFEVDQNLKMEDGNRIFGVKKVIAVGSGKGGVGKSTVTANLAATLARNGKKVGILDADIYGPSLGKMFGINGRVALKSEEDKIYPIEKHGIKLISFSFLVSEDQPVVWRGPMLGKAIEQFLYDVVWGELDYLFIDLPPGTGDVQLSLAQLIDLDGAVIVTTPQEVAVLDAGRAAAMFKQVKVPILGIVENMSGFACPKCGHVTDVFSKGGGEKLSKQVGVPELGSVPLTLDMMSSGESGKPALLDLGESPLKEAYFRIAKNLEDQISQWED from the coding sequence ATGGCAAATTCAAAAGTAGATTTAACAAGCATCCAAAGACAACTCATGCAGGTAAAACATCCTGAGTTAAAAAAAGACATCGTGAGTTTGGGAATGGTTGCTGCAGTCACTCCCACAGAGGATGGAATTGAAATTTTAATCAAAACTCCCAATGCCGATAGACGATTACAAATTGGACTGGAAGCACAAACAAGACAGCTCATTTCCAAAATCGAAGGTGCAGGTAAGGTCAAAATCAAATTTGAAGTAGACCAAAACCTAAAGATGGAAGATGGGAACAGAATCTTTGGTGTTAAAAAAGTCATCGCAGTTGGATCGGGAAAGGGTGGTGTGGGTAAGTCTACTGTTACGGCAAACCTTGCGGCCACTCTCGCACGTAACGGAAAGAAGGTGGGGATACTTGATGCTGATATCTACGGACCTTCCCTTGGAAAGATGTTTGGAATCAATGGCCGTGTCGCATTAAAATCCGAAGAAGATAAAATTTATCCGATCGAAAAACATGGAATCAAACTGATTTCCTTTTCTTTTTTGGTATCCGAAGACCAACCCGTTGTTTGGCGAGGGCCCATGCTCGGCAAGGCCATTGAACAGTTCTTATACGATGTTGTTTGGGGAGAGTTAGACTATCTTTTCATTGATTTACCTCCAGGCACAGGAGACGTCCAACTTTCACTTGCCCAACTCATTGACTTGGATGGTGCTGTGATTGTCACTACTCCCCAAGAAGTGGCAGTCCTGGATGCAGGAAGGGCTGCGGCCATGTTCAAACAAGTAAAAGTACCGATTCTTGGGATTGTGGAAAATATGTCTGGGTTTGCTTGCCCCAAATGTGGCCATGTAACAGATGTTTTTTCGAAAGGGGGAGGGGAAAAACTCTCTAAACAAGTGGGTGTCCCAGAACTGGGGTCGGTTCCACTTACTTTGGATATGATGAGTTCCGGGGAGTCGGGAAAACCAGCCTTACTTGACCTGGGTGAGTCGCCTCTAAAAGAAGCCTATTTTCGCATTGCAAAAAATTTAGAAGACCAAATCAGTCAGTGGGAAGATTAA